From the Bacillota bacterium genome, the window GTCCACACGTTCGGGCTGAAGTGGTCCAGCGCGAGCTTGTGATACAGTTCGGCCATCCGGAGGGACTCGGACGCCTTCCTTATGTCGAGGCGCTTACCCAGGGCGTTCGCGACCACCTGCGATGGGTCGCCTGCCTTCGGGGTGTCGTACTTGAACTCCGCCGCGACTGCCACCTTCCTGGATAGGTCGTTACCCAGCAGCTGGTTGAGGGACATCACAGCCATGTCGCGGGCCTTCGAAGCCGAGGCAAGCGAAACCTTCGCGCTCGACACACCGACTTCGGCCGCGAGGACGTCGGTTCTCGGGACGAGGCCCGCCTCGAATGAGGCCTTCGCGGACTCGAGCTGCTCCTCGGCCCGCTTGACCCCCGCTACTTGCGCGTTGAACATCGCTTCGGCCTTCAACACGTTGTAGTACGCATCGGCCACCGTGAGCTGCATCTGCTTCCGCGTGATCTCGTCGCTGGTCCTCGCCGTTTCCAGCGCGGACGCGGCGTTCTCGGGGTTGTAGTACTTGACGAGGCGCAGGTCCCACGTCGTGACGAAACGCTCGTCGAGCGAATGAGCTGTCTCCTCCGCCTGGTCCGCAGAGAGCTCGGCCTGCTTGACAGCCAGTCTCGACTGCGCGATCACCGTGCTCGACTTGAGCGCCTGCTGATATGCGTCTTCCAGGGAGAGCACCGGCGTCTCACCGGCCGCCATCCCCGTTGCGGCCACGAGGCACGCAACCATTACCCCCGCCAGCAGCACCGCGGCGATCCTTTTGCCCCCGCGGGACTGCGACCGCGAGACAATTGAAGTCTTCATTATCACTTACCCCCCGCTTCGCCGAGGGCCGGTTGCGCGCTGCGCTCCGCGACCGGCTTGTGGCGGTTCTTGCCGTATACCCTGGCGGTGATCCAATCCGACAGCCGCTCGACCAGGTCGTACGCCACCGGAATGACGATCAGCGTCAGCACGGTTGACGTGGCCAGACCCGCCGCGATGACCGTCGAGAGGGGCGCCTGTGTCTCCGCGCTTTCACCAATGCCCAGGGCCAGGGGCACGAGCCCGAGGATGGTAGTGAGGCTCGTCATGAGGATGGGCCGCAACCTGTTGGGGCCCGCCTTGAGCAGTGCTTCCCTCATTGACATCCCGTCGCGGCGCCTGAGGATGTTCACGTACTCGATGAGCACGATGGCGTTGTTGACCACGATGCCTACGAGCAGGATGAACCCCGTGTACGACACGATGCTGATGCTGCGTCCCGTAAGGAACAGCCCCCAGATCGCGCCGAGCGCCGAGAGCGGTACGGTGAACATGATCACCAGCGGCTGCAGCAGGCTTTCAAACTGCGCCGCAAGTAGCATGTATATGATCAGGACCGCGAGGAGCAGCGCCTGCCCCAGGTCGCGGAACGACTCGGCCATACTCTGGCCCTCGCCGCTGAACTCCCACGAGTACCCCGGCGGCAGCGTGAACGTCCTCATCCTGGCCGAGACGTCGTTCAGTACGCTGGACAGGTCGCGGCCCGCTATGCGGGAGTTGACCGTCACTATTCTCGACTGGTTCTCGCGGCTTATCGAGATAGGACCGGCGCTCAGCGTAACCGTCGCCACGTCCTGCAGCATGATCGCCCCACCTGACGGAGTCGGGATCTTCAGGTTACTGAGATCCTCCAGCTGCTTCCTCTGTGACTCCGGCAGGCGCAACCTGACCGCTATCTCGTCGCCGCCTATGCGGAAGTTCGTCGAGACCTGGCCGGTCAACGCGGTCCTGATCGCGCTCGCCACCTGGTAAGTGCTCAAGCCCAGATCGGTCGCCCTGTCCCGGTCGACGAACACCTGCGCTTCCGGGAGCCTCGCCTCGATGGAAGTCCTGACATCCCTCGTACCCGGCACCGAGGCTATAATCTGCGCCACACCGGCGGCTGCCTCTTCGAGTATCTTGAAGTCGCGGCCCGCCAGGCGTACGGAGACCGGTGACCCGCCGCCACCCATGGACATGAACCCACCCGCGTCGATGCGGATCTTGGCCCCCGCAATCTGCGAGGTCTTCCGCCGCAGGGCCTCCATGACCTGGGCCGTCGATCTCTTCCTCCCGGCTTTCGGCACGAGCTGCACGTCGACCGAACCCATGTGTGTCCCGCCGCCGCCGAACCGCCCGCCTGAACCCGATGTTGCGAATATTGCCTCGACTTCCTCGACCGAAGCCAGTTCCTTTTCGATGGCGCTTACGATCGCGTCGGTCTGGCTCAGCGAAGTCCCCGCCGGCATCTCGACGTTCACGCTGAACTGACCCTCGTCGGAGTCTGGCATGAACTGCTTCCCGACGAACGGGAACGCTGCCACCGTCAGGAGCACGCACACCACCGCCATAGCAACCACCAGGCCCCTGCGGTCCAGCGCCCATACGAGCCAGCGCCTGTAGACGCCGGGGATCGCCTCGTTCGTCCACCTGTGAATCCAGCCCAGGACCCGCGCGGCGCGCCCGCTCTGAGCCTCGCGCGTCTGCCCGCCGGAGACGAGGAGCATCCTGTAGCAAACCATCGGGACTACGGTCACAGCCACGAGCAGCGAGGCCAGCAGGGAAAACGTCACGGTGAGCGCGAGTTCCCTGAAGAACTGGCCTGTGATGCCCTTGACGAACAGGATGGGGAGGAACACCGCGATGTTGGTGAGGGTCGAACCCCATATCGCGCCGCCCACCTCCACGGTTCCTTCCACAGCGGAAGTCCAGGGGTCGTGGCCCTCCTCCGCGTACCTGTAGATGTTCTCGAGCACCACGATGGAGTTATCGACCATCATCCCGACGCCCATCGCGAGGCCGCCGAGGGACATCATGTTGATCGTCAGCTTGCCGACATACATCATGAGGAACGTGGCGATTATCGAAATCGGGATGGATACACCGATGACGAGGGTGTGCCTGAGACTCTGCAGGAACACGTACAGCACGACCACCGCCAGCAGCGCGCCCCCGTATGCGTTGCTGTAGACGTCGTTTATCGATCGCTGAGTATACTTGGCCTGGTCGTAGACGGTCTTGATCTCCGTCCCCTCGGGGAGCCTCCTCGAGAGGCGCTTGACCTCCTCGGTGACCAGCTTCGATACCGTGACTGTGCTCGAGCCGCTCTGTTTCCTGATCTGTATACCCACGCTGGACTTCTGGTTCATCCGGGAGTACTGCTTGACCTCTTCCACCGTGCGCTCCACCCGTGCGACGTCGCGAAGGTTCACGGCGGCGCCCCTCGCAGAGCCGACTATCACGTTGCCGATTTCCTCCACCGACTTGAACTCGCCGAGCGTCCTGACGGTGTAAACCGACCTGCCGGATTCGGCGCTGCCACCCGGCATGTTAACGTTTTCTGCCGTCAGTGATCGCGCGACG encodes:
- a CDS encoding TolC family protein, translated to MKTSIVSRSQSRGGKRIAAVLLAGVMVACLVAATGMAAGETPVLSLEDAYQQALKSSTVIAQSRLAVKQAELSADQAEETAHSLDERFVTTWDLRLVKYYNPENAASALETARTSDEITRKQMQLTVADAYYNVLKAEAMFNAQVAGVKRAEEQLESAKASFEAGLVPRTDVLAAEVGVSSAKVSLASASKARDMAVMSLNQLLGNDLSRKVAVAAEFKYDTPKAGDPSQVVANALGKRLDIRKASESLRMAELYHKLALDHFSPNVWTVKQAAINVESTRLGLDIARQAAELEIRLQHQSLLEADERYHLTVKSLEQASENLRLAQLRYDSGVGTSLEVTSADSTLRQIEAQAIQAQFDYALAAAKWEFLKEGGHLSSSSMSSSAGSGSSSGGASSGSKPSGMGF
- a CDS encoding efflux RND transporter permease subunit, translating into MKWLAQASAGRPVAMTMLILVLVVFGAFSFQRLDVDLFPKIEFPTVAVITGYQGAGPAEIERLVSNPIEQALSTVSNAKKVRSTSREGSSIVMVEFEYGTDMDYAALQVREKAEQTKSRLPKDADAPMVFKFDMGSMPIMYMGMGGNQDPVTLRKLAEDAVKPALERIPGVAAVDVTGGNKEEIRVTLDQEMLNHHGLTFDDVARSLTAENVNMPGGSAESGRSVYTVRTLGEFKSVEEIGNVIVGSARGAAVNLRDVARVERTVEEVKQYSRMNQKSSVGIQIRKQSGSSTVTVSKLVTEEVKRLSRRLPEGTEIKTVYDQAKYTQRSINDVYSNAYGGALLAVVVLYVFLQSLRHTLVIGVSIPISIIATFLMMYVGKLTINMMSLGGLAMGVGMMVDNSIVVLENIYRYAEEGHDPWTSAVEGTVEVGGAIWGSTLTNIAVFLPILFVKGITGQFFRELALTVTFSLLASLLVAVTVVPMVCYRMLLVSGGQTREAQSGRAARVLGWIHRWTNEAIPGVYRRWLVWALDRRGLVVAMAVVCVLLTVAAFPFVGKQFMPDSDEGQFSVNVEMPAGTSLSQTDAIVSAIEKELASVEEVEAIFATSGSGGRFGGGGTHMGSVDVQLVPKAGRKRSTAQVMEALRRKTSQIAGAKIRIDAGGFMSMGGGGSPVSVRLAGRDFKILEEAAAGVAQIIASVPGTRDVRTSIEARLPEAQVFVDRDRATDLGLSTYQVASAIRTALTGQVSTNFRIGGDEIAVRLRLPESQRKQLEDLSNLKIPTPSGGAIMLQDVATVTLSAGPISISRENQSRIVTVNSRIAGRDLSSVLNDVSARMRTFTLPPGYSWEFSGEGQSMAESFRDLGQALLLAVLIIYMLLAAQFESLLQPLVIMFTVPLSALGAIWGLFLTGRSISIVSYTGFILLVGIVVNNAIVLIEYVNILRRRDGMSMREALLKAGPNRLRPILMTSLTTILGLVPLALGIGESAETQAPLSTVIAAGLATSTVLTLIVIPVAYDLVERLSDWITARVYGKNRHKPVAERSAQPALGEAGGK